A single Tuberibacillus sp. Marseille-P3662 DNA region contains:
- a CDS encoding ABC transporter ATP-binding protein, whose translation MGVFKQLKPFYWPYRKYFIGSIVFLLFVTGITVTYPIALQLTIDKVVLQGKIDIVPYIAIGFILLMAIKGLSAYFNQYWGELFGISSVYELRNALYAKLQRLPFRYYDNAHTGDLMSRLTADVQAFRFFLSGGFAQLINFCLIVTFSLIVMFTYSAVLSIVTLLMVPFLALTVYRFDKQVHPAFRRIRLSMAHLNTRVQENISGMGTVKALSREDFEMGRFKRSNLNYRSRQIETSDIWAKFFPIMELVGDLCVVFLLGLGGYMVMQGQLSSGELVAFFSLVWYIMGPLMNLGFIINTFSQSKASGERLLQILNESEDIQSPNKAIDTKQIQGHIEFNHVSLRYPNEKVYALKNISFNVEPGETIGLMGATGSGKSTITQVISRFYDITDGELLIDGKPVHDYNVSALRKNIGFVLQESFLFSSTIRDNIAYGNPDISDEKIIDAAKRAQAHAFISEMPDGYDTMLGERGLGLSGGQKQRLAIARALLINPSILILDDATSAVDMQTEAKIQKAFRELMKGRTTFIIAHRISSVQHADQILVLDDGEINERGVHSELLEHPNGIYRRIFDIQYKDKEILQRSEHVL comes from the coding sequence ATGGGTGTTTTTAAGCAGTTGAAACCGTTTTATTGGCCGTATAGAAAGTATTTTATTGGTTCGATTGTCTTTTTGTTGTTTGTAACAGGGATTACTGTAACCTATCCAATTGCTTTACAGCTAACCATTGATAAGGTTGTATTACAAGGAAAAATTGATATCGTTCCGTATATTGCAATTGGTTTTATACTATTGATGGCTATTAAAGGACTATCGGCCTACTTTAATCAATATTGGGGAGAACTGTTTGGCATTAGTTCAGTTTATGAACTGCGTAATGCGCTATATGCAAAGTTGCAACGCTTGCCGTTCCGGTATTACGATAATGCGCACACAGGGGATCTCATGTCTAGATTGACAGCGGATGTTCAGGCGTTTCGTTTTTTCTTGTCCGGGGGATTTGCTCAACTGATTAACTTTTGTCTGATTGTGACCTTTAGTCTTATTGTGATGTTCACCTATTCGGCGGTGCTGTCAATTGTTACCTTACTCATGGTACCGTTTCTTGCTTTGACCGTGTACCGCTTCGATAAGCAGGTACATCCAGCGTTCCGTAGAATTCGTCTGTCTATGGCTCATTTGAATACGCGTGTTCAGGAGAATATTAGTGGTATGGGCACCGTCAAAGCATTATCGAGAGAAGACTTTGAAATGGGGCGTTTTAAGAGATCTAATCTGAATTATCGGTCTCGGCAAATTGAAACATCGGATATTTGGGCGAAGTTTTTTCCTATCATGGAACTTGTCGGTGACCTTTGCGTGGTTTTCTTATTAGGGCTTGGCGGTTATATGGTCATGCAAGGTCAATTGTCATCCGGAGAGCTTGTCGCTTTCTTTAGTTTAGTTTGGTACATCATGGGGCCATTAATGAATTTGGGATTTATTATCAATACATTCTCACAATCCAAAGCGTCAGGGGAACGTTTATTGCAGATTTTGAATGAATCTGAGGATATTCAGTCTCCAAATAAAGCGATTGACACTAAGCAGATTCAGGGTCATATCGAATTTAACCATGTGTCTCTTCGATATCCGAATGAAAAAGTCTATGCCTTAAAAAATATTTCTTTTAATGTGGAACCTGGTGAAACAATTGGCTTGATGGGAGCGACAGGATCCGGTAAATCAACAATTACACAAGTGATTTCCCGGTTCTATGATATTACTGATGGAGAGCTCTTGATTGATGGTAAGCCGGTTCATGACTATAACGTCAGTGCATTAAGAAAAAATATCGGATTTGTGCTCCAGGAATCATTTTTATTCTCGTCAACCATTCGCGACAATATTGCTTACGGAAACCCTGATATTAGTGATGAGAAGATAATTGATGCAGCCAAACGTGCCCAAGCGCATGCGTTCATTTCTGAAATGCCTGATGGCTATGACACCATGCTCGGTGAACGCGGATTAGGTCTATCCGGTGGTCAGAAGCAACGGTTGGCGATTGCCCGTGCTTTGTTAATTAATCCAAGTATTTTAATTTTGGATGATGCGACCAGTGCCGTTGATATGCAGACGGAAGCTAAAATTCAGAAAGCATTTCGCGAATTAATGAAAGGGCGGACAACATTCATTATTGCTCATCGGATTTCTTCGGTTCAGCATGCCGATCAGATCCTAGTTCTTGACGATGGTGAAATTAATGAACGGGGTGTCCACAGTGAATTGTTGGAGCATCCAAATGGCATTTACCGTCGCATTTTTGACATTCAATATAAAGACAAGGAAATTTTACAACGGTCAGAGCACGTTCTTTAG
- a CDS encoding peroxiredoxin: MPERMVGKQAPRFEMEAVMPNKEFGKVSLEENMKNDKWTILFFYPMDFTFVCPTEITAMSDEFDIFEDLDAEVIGASTDTIHTHLAWINTPRDDNGLGDLTYPLAADTNHEIARKYGVLIEEEGVALRGLFIIDPEGELKYSVVNHNDIGRSVEETSRVLQALQTGGMCPANWKPGQATL, translated from the coding sequence ATGCCAGAACGCATGGTAGGCAAACAAGCGCCTCGATTTGAAATGGAGGCTGTTATGCCGAACAAAGAATTTGGTAAGGTCAGTCTTGAAGAGAACATGAAAAACGACAAATGGACGATTTTATTCTTTTATCCAATGGATTTCACCTTTGTTTGTCCAACGGAAATTACAGCAATGAGTGATGAATTTGATATATTCGAAGATCTTGATGCTGAAGTGATTGGTGCGTCAACGGATACGATTCACACACACTTAGCATGGATTAACACTCCGCGGGACGATAATGGTTTGGGTGACCTAACTTATCCTCTCGCTGCTGATACGAATCATGAAATTGCTCGAAAGTACGGCGTCCTAATTGAAGAAGAAGGTGTAGCTCTTCGCGGTCTATTCATCATTGACCCTGAAGGAGAATTGAAATATTCCGTTGTTAACCATAACGACATCGGTCGTAGCGTGGAAGAAACGTCTCGTGTCCTTCAGGCGCTACAAACAGGCGGTATGTGTCCAGCTAACTGGAAGCCTGGTCAAGCGACACTTTAA